TCCTCGGTCCTGTACGCCTCCTATAACCTGCTGTTGGCCGTGGCGGTGCTGGCGCCTATAGGCCCTCGGGCACGCCGGAAGGATCTCTGGTTGGGCGCGCTGGGCGGAGGTACCGCCCTAGGCCTGGCGGCCACCTCCATTTTTCTGGCCCTCATGGCCCAGGGAAGGGCAGGCGCGGCCTCGGAGCTACCCATGCTGGCCGTGGCCGCCAGGCTGGGTCCGCTCGTGGCCTGGAGCTACGGCCTGATACTGCTCGCCGAGATCTATACCACGGCGGTAAGCAGCCTTTTCGGCTTTGCCTCCCGGCTTGGCACCGAAGGAGCCCGCTTCCGGCTGGCGGTTTCCGCCGCCGGCGCCGCGGCCTTCATCCTGGCCCAGTTCGGCTTTTCCGTGCTGGTGGGAACGATCCTTCCCGCAGTAGGGTATGCCGGGCTGCTCTTCTTGGGCGCCCTGGCCCTGGGGTACCGGCCCCTGAGGGAGGCCTGGCCACGAGTGGCACGACTCGTCGCCGCGCCGCACCCTCTCAGGAAGGCCTTTCCCAGAGGGCGGGTCGTGGAGAAAGAGCCCCATGGGAACGCACCGAAGAACGGTCAGGAGGCCCCCAGGGACGAGTCTCCGCGGAGATAAAGCCGGTTTTACGGGCTGACGCAGGCGAGCAGGCGAGGGAAGATAATCTCGGAGGTCCCGCTACGGGTGACTTTCCCGGCATATAACTTCCGATAAGAAATATTATGTTAACCTAGGTAGGAACAACCGCCGCTGGATAAGGGCGGTAGCACCGGCTTGCGGCGCCCCTCGGGGCCGCAGGCACCGTTGGCAGGACTAAGACCCAGCAGAAGGCCGGTAGACTTCCTGCCACAGGCGCGCCGGCAGCACTTCGCGCAGCAATACCTGACCGTAGTCCGTCTTGCCGCTGAAGGCATTCTTATCAGTCCAGTCTTCCGGCCGGAGGTCCGGAGCGTCGGCTTCATTTATGGGAAAGCCTTCTGGGCCCGCGCACTCCAGCAGGAGGCGCACCAGTTCGTCCTGGCCGAGATTAACCAGCGTTTCTCTCAGGCGCCGCGCCCGGCGGGTCACCGGGCTGCACAGGTAGGTTCTGCACACCAGCGGCCGCAAATCGTACCGTCGGCACAGGCCGGCCTGCCGGTCCAGCAGCACGCACTCCCCTTCTTCCCCGCGCCTTAGTGTTATGTCAACCGCGCGGCCCCAGACCCCTACCCAGCCGTAGGCCCTCACCGCCTTCAGCGCGCGCCCGGCCGTCTCCCCTGCCGCCGGTTCGCCCGCCTTCTCGGGCCGGAAACGGCCTTCCGAAAGCCCTCCCCTGCCCCGGCCCGCTTCCGGCCCCGTCCC
The DNA window shown above is from Clostridia bacterium and carries:
- a CDS encoding YkgJ family cysteine cluster protein codes for the protein MVRVELVPFGGECGYDLLVLDSRATVGDYLRAMELLSAEPRLARRRNPGGACYGCPRCCAERIPLTSIDALRLGERSAGGGKAAGTGPEAGRGRGGLSEGRFRPEKAGEPAAGETAGRALKAVRAYGWVGVWGRAVDITLRRGEEGECVLLDRQAGLCRRYDLRPLVCRTYLCSPVTRRARRLRETLVNLGQDELVRLLLECAGPEGFPINEADAPDLRPEDWTDKNAFSGKTDYGQVLLREVLPARLWQEVYRPSAGS